From Micromonospora sp. NBC_01699, a single genomic window includes:
- a CDS encoding IS3 family transposase, which translates to MGAVASRIRRTCRARLGPRSDRTSQRGSFPGHFLDSDCPVLREDLILGGRNISGHAVHVAGSGGVRQRDQVAAPVPGTGKDRNSGRGVSADNGRTPGRLRSPRMVVELRRRGRRVNRKRVERIMRERGIVGIPPAAPPPDQAGPDGRAGAGPDQAGLRRRCTRTPSRG; encoded by the coding sequence ATGGGTGCTGTTGCGTCACGGATTCGAAGGACATGCCGAGCCCGCTTGGGTCCGCGGTCAGATCGCACGAGCCAGCGCGGTTCTTTTCCGGGCCACTTTCTGGATTCAGATTGTCCGGTCCTGAGAGAGGACCTCATATTGGGTGGCCGCAACATCTCGGGACACGCAGTACACGTCGCCGGAAGTGGCGGCGTGCGGCAGCGCGACCAGGTAGCTGCGCCGGTTCCCGGAACGGGCAAGGATCGCAACTCGGGTCGGGGAGTATCCGCAGACAACGGGCGGACACCGGGGCGCCTACGGTCCCCGCGAATGGTCGTTGAGCTGCGCCGCCGTGGCCGCCGGGTCAACCGTAAACGGGTCGAGCGGATCATGCGGGAACGCGGCATCGTCGGAATCCCCCCGGCGGCGCCGCCGCCTGACCAAGCAGGACCAGACGGACGCGCCGGCGCCGGACCTGATCAGGCGGGACTTCGCCGCCGATGCACCCGGACACCGTCTCGTGGGTGA
- a CDS encoding HAD-IIIC family phosphatase codes for MLTETDVLARVRALHDPAAPGDPDLLTDLAALNAPKALREAGRGLAALVPARFTHDGQTLRPLRIAVAATFTAENVAPILRTELLRAGIAPELHVCGFDQMLVELSDPESDLAAFAPDITLCLLHDEALLPRDWDPTDLATLTDAATHRLDLIEHAVAGFTQRSTGTLVLHTVPLARNQQRRVISFGGRAELGRIWRGVNQRLLDLPARHPSVHVLDFEALLTDHPGPVRDDRLYRFASMAWTIGAEAAYAHEAAAFCRVTAGLSAKLVIVDLDNTLWDGVLGDDGPEGIQVGGAYPGNCYTDLQQGLLALRRQGVLLAVCSKNEQANVDAVLATHPELTLRPDDFVATVANWGRKDHNIRQIVQTLNIGLDSVVFVDDSPFECELVSREIPEVRVVRLSGDPAGHAAAVLEPQFFGALATTATDRERTGMYRARAEREQFAASFVSTGDYLSGLGLTVTVTPADAYTLPRIVQLAARTNQFNLNPRAHGESRTREMAGSPDHLVLGVEVSDRFGREGLVGAAWVAKGPDHWLIENFVLSCRVFSRGVEQAVLAHLAALARGSSAGTLAAGYRRGDRNKAAASLVDPFTVGGDTDGVTRYALDLTTADVAVPEWINLEWKESAHV; via the coding sequence ATGCTCACCGAAACCGACGTCCTGGCCCGCGTCCGCGCCCTGCACGACCCCGCCGCACCCGGCGACCCGGACCTGCTCACCGACCTCGCGGCCCTGAACGCGCCCAAAGCACTGCGCGAAGCCGGCCGCGGCCTGGCCGCCCTCGTACCGGCCCGGTTCACCCACGACGGGCAGACCCTGCGACCCCTGCGGATAGCGGTGGCCGCCACGTTCACCGCCGAGAACGTCGCACCGATCCTGCGCACCGAACTGCTGCGCGCCGGTATCGCGCCGGAGCTGCACGTGTGCGGATTCGACCAGATGCTCGTCGAGCTCAGCGACCCCGAGTCGGACCTGGCCGCGTTCGCCCCCGACATCACCCTGTGCCTGCTGCACGATGAGGCGCTGCTGCCCCGCGACTGGGACCCCACGGACCTCGCCACCCTCACCGACGCGGCCACCCACCGCCTCGACCTGATCGAGCACGCCGTCGCGGGCTTCACCCAGCGCTCCACCGGCACGCTCGTGCTGCACACCGTGCCCCTGGCCCGCAATCAGCAGCGCCGCGTCATCAGCTTCGGCGGCCGGGCCGAACTCGGCCGGATCTGGCGCGGCGTCAACCAGCGGCTACTGGACCTGCCGGCCCGCCACCCCTCGGTCCACGTCCTGGACTTCGAGGCGCTGCTCACCGACCACCCCGGACCGGTACGCGACGACCGCCTGTACCGCTTCGCCAGCATGGCCTGGACCATCGGCGCCGAAGCCGCCTATGCCCACGAAGCCGCCGCGTTCTGCCGGGTCACCGCAGGCCTGTCCGCCAAACTCGTCATCGTCGACCTGGACAACACCCTCTGGGACGGCGTCCTGGGCGACGACGGCCCCGAAGGCATCCAGGTCGGCGGCGCCTACCCCGGCAACTGCTACACCGACCTCCAGCAGGGCCTGCTCGCCCTGCGCCGCCAGGGCGTCCTGCTGGCCGTGTGCAGCAAGAACGAGCAGGCCAACGTCGACGCCGTCCTGGCCACCCACCCCGAACTGACCCTGCGCCCCGACGACTTCGTGGCGACCGTCGCCAACTGGGGACGCAAGGACCACAACATCCGCCAGATCGTGCAGACCCTCAACATCGGCCTGGACAGCGTCGTGTTCGTCGACGACAGCCCGTTCGAATGCGAACTGGTCAGCCGGGAGATCCCCGAGGTCCGCGTCGTCAGGCTCAGCGGCGACCCCGCCGGACACGCCGCCGCGGTGCTGGAACCGCAGTTCTTCGGCGCACTCGCCACGACGGCCACCGACCGCGAGCGCACCGGCATGTACCGCGCCCGCGCCGAACGGGAGCAGTTCGCCGCGTCGTTCGTCTCCACCGGGGACTACCTGTCCGGGCTGGGACTCACTGTCACGGTCACCCCCGCCGACGCGTACACCCTGCCCCGGATCGTCCAGCTCGCCGCGCGCACCAACCAGTTCAACCTCAACCCCCGCGCCCACGGCGAGAGCCGCACCAGGGAGATGGCCGGCTCGCCCGACCACCTCGTCCTCGGGGTCGAGGTGTCCGACCGGTTCGGCCGCGAAGGCCTGGTCGGCGCGGCCTGGGTCGCCAAGGGCCCCGACCACTGGCTCATCGAGAACTTCGTGCTCAGCTGCCGGGTGTTCTCCCGCGGCGTCGAGCAGGCCGTGCTCGCCCACCTCGCCGCACTCGCCCGAGGCTCGTCCGCCGGCACGCTGGCCGCCGGTTACCGGCGCGGGGACCGCAACAAGGCCGCCGCCTCCCTGGTCGACCCGTTCACCGTGGGCGGCGACACAGACGGCGTCACCCGGTACGCCCTCGATCTCACCACGGCGGACGTGGCCGTACCCGAATGGATCAATCTGGAGTGGAAGGAATCTGCCCATGTCTGA
- the adfB gene encoding actinodefensin-associated protein B, which produces MNTVKLAPQVTLTLLPYGGAVLVNGVSLAIAECDEPQRLAINELLAGGAPEGQLAQLLIAAGWVVRGDAG; this is translated from the coding sequence ATGAACACGGTGAAGCTTGCCCCCCAGGTGACCCTGACCCTCCTGCCGTACGGCGGCGCGGTTCTGGTGAATGGCGTGAGTCTGGCAATCGCCGAGTGCGATGAGCCACAGCGACTGGCGATCAACGAACTGCTGGCCGGCGGTGCACCGGAAGGGCAGTTGGCCCAGCTCCTGATTGCGGCCGGATGGGTGGTGCGCGGCGATGCTGGCTGA
- a CDS encoding alpha/beta hydrolase family protein encodes MTGPWARLTAPTEPSISQANPAAVCWRDLWVDPDLAGLVTDRARLTRIEIHPDGTSPGWTLPITDVLPTPLTWHPDRPLVAGLVVRDRHAHPWVADYAAQTVTLFDQVRAATSHARPPHVWVGDRLVVLLASPATPAPVAQGNPVAQGNPVALEATGPGYVKFQPTLPELAAVVAARPAALDLLTGQTLGLTDPLVVRRLAALDGELYLEYAEDDPVSEEGLSWSGLAVPVDGSGPPRRATETPHDLPHDALPEEAAPNPQPTPPMPMPMPISIDTGHHQARLAQYGEEPAAVLWLRDARPAGRVTAPPLLDTGYAVANLDLPLHWPPDATVESLHQQIVETVHAALATIDGPVLVGGHSFSATLALYALAHIPELRGAIAHSGCYNRTLTPTGWQHEKRHLWQAPDIYRAFSALEFAHRLDRPVLLAHGTKDSNPATAPGQSVELYKAIVANGGTARLLLLPGAGHAFHYAEHLAFLRAEHHSWITRWTR; translated from the coding sequence ATGACCGGGCCGTGGGCGCGGCTGACCGCCCCGACCGAGCCCTCGATCTCGCAGGCGAACCCTGCCGCCGTGTGCTGGCGCGACCTGTGGGTGGACCCGGACCTGGCCGGGCTCGTCACGGACCGGGCACGGCTGACCCGCATCGAGATCCACCCAGATGGCACGTCACCCGGATGGACGTTACCGATCACCGACGTGCTGCCCACACCACTCACGTGGCACCCCGACCGGCCCCTCGTCGCCGGGCTGGTGGTCCGGGACCGACACGCCCATCCGTGGGTGGCCGACTACGCCGCCCAGACTGTCACACTGTTCGACCAAGTGCGGGCAGCGACCTCGCACGCACGGCCTCCCCATGTCTGGGTGGGTGACCGCCTCGTCGTGCTCCTGGCGTCGCCGGCAACGCCCGCCCCGGTCGCACAAGGGAACCCGGTCGCACAAGGGAACCCGGTCGCGCTGGAGGCGACGGGTCCGGGATATGTGAAATTCCAGCCCACCCTGCCCGAACTCGCCGCTGTCGTCGCCGCCCGGCCCGCGGCGCTGGACCTGCTTACCGGCCAGACACTCGGACTGACCGACCCGCTGGTGGTCCGGCGTCTGGCCGCCCTGGACGGGGAACTCTATCTGGAGTACGCCGAGGACGATCCCGTCTCCGAGGAGGGCCTGTCCTGGTCCGGCCTCGCCGTGCCGGTGGACGGATCCGGCCCGCCCCGACGGGCCACCGAAACTCCCCACGACCTGCCCCACGATGCGCTGCCAGAAGAGGCGGCACCAAACCCCCAACCCACCCCGCCGATGCCGATGCCGATGCCGATCAGCATCGATACCGGGCATCACCAGGCCAGGCTCGCTCAGTACGGGGAAGAGCCGGCAGCAGTGTTGTGGCTACGCGATGCCCGCCCCGCAGGCAGGGTGACGGCGCCACCCCTGCTGGATACTGGATACGCGGTCGCGAACCTGGACCTGCCGTTGCACTGGCCGCCCGACGCCACGGTGGAATCCCTGCACCAGCAGATAGTCGAAACGGTCCACGCCGCGCTGGCCACCATTGACGGTCCGGTGCTGGTGGGCGGGCACAGCTTCAGCGCCACCCTCGCCCTTTACGCCCTCGCCCACATACCTGAGCTGCGTGGAGCGATCGCGCACAGCGGCTGCTACAACCGCACTCTCACTCCGACCGGTTGGCAACACGAAAAACGTCACCTGTGGCAGGCCCCGGACATCTACCGCGCCTTCAGCGCCCTGGAGTTCGCCCACCGGCTCGATCGGCCTGTGCTGTTGGCCCACGGCACCAAGGACAGCAACCCCGCCACCGCCCCCGGACAATCCGTCGAGCTCTACAAGGCCATCGTCGCCAACGGCGGCACCGCCCGTCTGCTCCTCCTTCCCGGCGCGGGCCACGCGTTCCATTACGCCGAACACCTCGCGTTCCTACGCGCCGAGCACCACAGCTGGATCACACGGTGGACCCGGTGA
- a CDS encoding thioesterase II family protein, whose amino-acid sequence MRDIVSPRWLPFGGTGRGVSVFCLPHAGGTARSYRSWADSTANADVNFVPVELPGHGSRIAEAPVAELDALTEQLVEVVDAYAAETGRPYALFGHSMGGLLAYHLAGRLAASARPGPVCLVVSGCRPPQQQPAIDLLGLDDDTLVATLVRVGGLTAEMAAETELMAVILPALRADLALFAGYRPPGSRLSAPIIALAGTQDPLAEPQDQRGWRSHTSRGLLRRVFRGGHFFYTTLRTR is encoded by the coding sequence GTGCGTGACATCGTCTCCCCGCGATGGCTGCCGTTCGGTGGCACCGGGCGCGGGGTGTCAGTGTTCTGCCTGCCGCATGCGGGGGGCACCGCCCGCTCCTACCGGAGCTGGGCCGACTCCACGGCCAATGCGGACGTGAACTTCGTTCCGGTGGAGCTTCCCGGCCACGGCAGCCGGATCGCCGAAGCGCCGGTCGCCGAGCTCGACGCGCTGACCGAGCAGCTGGTCGAGGTGGTGGACGCGTACGCCGCCGAGACCGGACGTCCGTACGCGCTGTTCGGACACAGCATGGGTGGCCTGTTGGCGTACCACCTGGCGGGCCGTCTCGCGGCGTCCGCCCGGCCCGGGCCGGTCTGCCTCGTCGTCTCCGGCTGCCGGCCGCCGCAGCAGCAGCCCGCTATCGATCTGCTCGGTCTCGACGACGACACGCTCGTGGCAACACTGGTGCGCGTCGGCGGCCTGACGGCGGAGATGGCGGCGGAGACCGAGCTGATGGCGGTGATTCTTCCCGCGCTGCGAGCTGACCTGGCTCTGTTCGCCGGCTACCGGCCGCCCGGGTCCCGGCTTTCGGCTCCGATCATCGCGCTGGCGGGGACCCAGGATCCGCTGGCAGAACCGCAGGATCAGCGGGGCTGGCGGTCGCACACCAGCCGGGGCCTGCTCCGGCGCGTGTTCCGCGGTGGTCACTTTTTTTACACGACACTCCGGACGAGGTGA
- a CDS encoding VOC family protein — protein sequence MILRIDHVGMVAANLKAAAAGLRMLTMSPDEHDIVATYDVECQFWRREGDPTAIEIVTPAGPSSQVSGHLRRSGPGLHHVAFEVDDIVAELAVLRARGAVLVDDEPRPGGQPGLRIAFVHLGPATGLLVELVQYAEPRVRPVAEVPRQREAVGG from the coding sequence ATGATCCTGCGTATCGACCATGTCGGCATGGTGGCGGCGAATCTGAAGGCGGCCGCCGCCGGGCTGCGCATGCTGACCATGAGCCCCGACGAGCACGACATCGTCGCCACCTACGACGTGGAGTGCCAGTTCTGGCGCCGAGAGGGCGATCCGACCGCGATCGAGATCGTCACCCCGGCCGGACCGTCCAGCCAGGTCAGCGGGCATCTGCGCCGCAGTGGGCCCGGCCTGCACCATGTGGCGTTCGAGGTCGACGACATCGTCGCTGAGCTGGCCGTCCTGCGCGCCCGGGGTGCCGTACTGGTCGACGACGAGCCGCGGCCGGGTGGGCAGCCGGGGTTGCGGATCGCATTCGTGCACCTCGGGCCCGCGACCGGGCTGCTGGTCGAGCTCGTCCAGTACGCCGAGCCTCGGGTTCGGCCGGTGGCCGAGGTGCCCCGGCAGCGCGAAGCCGTCGGCGGATGA
- a CDS encoding phosphotransferase, whose translation MVGARAIKRGPPRGLSAILARVDEVQVVVAHSERVTLRIGDVFLKVDADPARLDAEAEAMAAAPIPTAPILWRKPSVIALGALPGEALGRLGEPSLASPAAWAAAGAAARTLHDAPLPARPGRSADSLVWAELESECELLVANGVLPAGLVARNREVAETAFRPFNPVFAHGDLQITHVFTDGDRVTGVLDWSEAGHGDPMFDLATLTLGHEDRLADVLAGYGPAADPAAIRAWWSLRSLLNVRWLAGHGFDPFAPGCEVDVLKSRM comes from the coding sequence ATGGTGGGCGCCCGGGCGATAAAGCGCGGGCCGCCGCGCGGACTTTCCGCAATACTGGCCCGTGTGGACGAGGTTCAGGTCGTGGTTGCTCACTCCGAGCGGGTGACGCTCCGCATCGGCGACGTCTTCCTCAAGGTGGACGCCGACCCGGCGCGCCTGGACGCCGAGGCCGAGGCGATGGCCGCGGCGCCGATCCCGACGGCCCCGATCCTGTGGCGCAAACCGTCGGTGATAGCGCTCGGCGCCCTCCCCGGCGAGGCCCTCGGCCGCCTCGGCGAGCCGTCGCTCGCCTCGCCCGCGGCCTGGGCCGCCGCGGGTGCCGCCGCCCGCACCCTGCACGACGCGCCGCTACCCGCACGCCCCGGCCGCAGCGCCGACTCGCTGGTCTGGGCGGAGCTGGAATCCGAGTGCGAACTGCTCGTCGCGAACGGCGTCCTCCCCGCCGGCCTGGTCGCCCGCAATCGTGAGGTCGCCGAGACCGCCTTCCGCCCGTTCAACCCGGTGTTCGCCCACGGCGACCTCCAGATCACCCACGTCTTCACCGACGGCGATCGGGTCACCGGCGTGCTCGACTGGTCCGAGGCCGGCCATGGCGACCCGATGTTCGACCTCGCCACGCTGACGCTGGGCCACGAGGACCGCCTCGCCGACGTCCTCGCCGGCTACGGCCCCGCCGCCGACCCGGCCGCCATCCGCGCCTGGTGGTCCCTCCGCAGCCTCCTCAACGTCCGCTGGCTCGCCGGACACGGCTTCGACCCGTTCGCCCCGGGCTGCGAGGTCGACGTCCTCAAATCTCGCATGTGA
- a CDS encoding acyl carrier protein: MSDVTGTVVGLVERVTESPDISPASSFHSLADWTSLAALRLLTEIEDEFGVQLDLRTYLAVNDVGQLSDLVSTALGDR, encoded by the coding sequence ATGTCTGATGTCACCGGCACCGTCGTCGGGCTCGTCGAGCGGGTCACCGAGTCGCCCGACATCTCCCCGGCGTCGAGTTTCCACAGCCTCGCCGACTGGACGAGCCTGGCCGCGCTGCGCCTGCTCACCGAAATCGAGGACGAGTTCGGGGTGCAGCTCGACCTGCGCACCTACCTCGCCGTGAACGACGTCGGGCAGCTGTCCGACCTGGTGAGCACCGCGCTGGGGGACCGATGA
- a CDS encoding ABC transporter ATP-binding protein, translating to MTPRLTLRDMCRAATRAVRMSWAADRRGVLTVVGLQLTTAVGLAGALLLLRGMVDDVMPLAGRGGAEADPSTLASGLVALIALGAAGGILQTLSKMRQQILTDRVDRHVISLVLRTAAHTELWEFEDPDFHDRLQRAVHAARHKPAMVIIMLVTMMQAALTVLAVAGVFITIAWWLLPLATLTALPLFKAAKDERDAIYTMHHSLAENHRRRQYFEQLLTGRDEAKEIRALDLGATLHTRWDNEYAQELTGMVRLIRTHAGREILARLVSSALIVGVITTVWALVDAGAVSLAGASTGLVGLWLLSTRMAMASHMLNDMGQSLYFLKDLHDFAAPATAPPPRPAEPVRPFRTLRARDLTFAYPGTDQRTLHGIDISLHEGEIIALVGVNGSGKTTLAKILAGLYAPTGGSLDHDGRPATDLHQLRHGCAVVFQDFVRYKVTAYDNIAFGRVEDQPHDSRTRCAAESAGVAALVEGLPDGYDTVLGREFTNGTDLSGGQWQKLAIARAFYRDSPFIILDEPTAALDPQAEADLFARIRQLFAGRTVLLISHRFSSVRSADRIYVLDAGRIIEHGTHTQLMRAQGRYADLFLTQAAGYLDATPA from the coding sequence GTGACGCCCAGACTCACGCTCCGCGACATGTGCCGGGCGGCGACACGGGCCGTACGCATGTCCTGGGCGGCGGACCGGCGGGGTGTCCTCACCGTGGTCGGGCTTCAGCTGACCACCGCAGTCGGCCTGGCCGGTGCGTTGCTGCTGTTGCGGGGCATGGTCGACGACGTGATGCCCCTGGCCGGCAGGGGAGGTGCCGAAGCGGACCCCTCAACGCTAGCCTCCGGGCTGGTGGCGCTGATCGCCCTCGGCGCGGCGGGTGGCATCCTGCAAACGCTCAGTAAGATGCGACAGCAGATACTCACCGATCGGGTAGACCGGCACGTCATCTCACTGGTGTTACGCACCGCCGCTCATACCGAGCTGTGGGAATTCGAAGACCCCGACTTCCATGACAGGTTGCAGCGCGCCGTACACGCCGCGCGACACAAGCCGGCCATGGTGATCATAATGCTGGTCACGATGATGCAGGCGGCGCTGACCGTGCTGGCCGTGGCGGGCGTCTTCATTACCATCGCCTGGTGGCTGCTCCCACTGGCGACTCTCACCGCGTTGCCGCTGTTCAAGGCCGCCAAGGACGAACGCGACGCCATATACACAATGCACCACTCCCTAGCCGAGAACCACCGCCGCCGCCAATACTTCGAGCAGTTACTCACCGGCAGAGACGAGGCCAAGGAAATCCGCGCTTTGGACCTCGGCGCCACCCTCCACACCCGCTGGGACAACGAATACGCTCAGGAACTGACCGGCATGGTCCGCCTGATCCGCACCCATGCGGGACGCGAAATCCTCGCCAGACTCGTATCCAGTGCTCTGATCGTCGGCGTCATCACCACCGTCTGGGCCCTGGTGGACGCCGGCGCGGTGTCCCTGGCCGGCGCCTCCACCGGCCTGGTCGGACTCTGGTTGCTGTCGACTCGGATGGCGATGGCCAGTCACATGCTCAACGACATGGGCCAGTCCCTGTACTTCCTCAAGGACCTGCACGACTTCGCGGCCCCGGCCACCGCGCCACCACCTAGGCCCGCTGAACCCGTGCGCCCGTTCCGGACGCTGCGTGCGCGCGATCTGACCTTCGCCTACCCCGGCACCGATCAACGCACCCTCCACGGCATCGACATCTCACTGCATGAAGGCGAAATCATCGCCCTCGTCGGGGTCAACGGCTCCGGAAAAACCACCCTCGCGAAGATCCTCGCCGGCCTGTACGCGCCCACCGGCGGAAGCCTGGACCACGACGGTCGCCCGGCCACCGACCTGCATCAACTGCGCCATGGCTGCGCCGTGGTGTTCCAGGACTTCGTCCGCTACAAGGTGACCGCTTACGACAACATCGCGTTCGGACGCGTCGAGGACCAACCCCACGACAGCCGCACCAGATGCGCCGCCGAATCCGCCGGTGTCGCGGCCCTCGTGGAGGGCCTTCCCGACGGCTACGACACCGTCCTCGGGCGCGAGTTCACCAACGGCACGGACCTCTCGGGTGGCCAGTGGCAGAAACTCGCCATCGCCCGCGCCTTCTACCGCGATTCCCCCTTTATCATCCTCGACGAGCCCACCGCCGCCCTGGATCCTCAGGCCGAAGCAGACCTCTTCGCCCGCATCCGCCAGCTCTTCGCCGGCCGCACGGTCCTGCTCATCTCGCACCGATTCTCCAGCGTCCGCAGCGCCGACCGCATCTACGTCCTGGACGCCGGCCGCATCATCGAACACGGCACCCACACCCAACTCATGCGCGCCCAGGGCCGCTACGCCGACCTCTTCCTCACTCAGGCAGCGGGGTACCTCGACGCGACGCCGGCCTGA
- a CDS encoding ArsR/SmtB family transcription factor yields MVLDPIVALNSALPARPPADGPARRAGVVQALEIPAEGLRNVRFGWSMVTEATLSLWAAAGDDQAPWVRRWWSDVRGRLPPGRPRLLREIIGTGGYPPDFLLPVVAGGSTSLDEELHALVTTSTGSIRDDLTCAIADAKRTGRTGPALPLATRLLDARGEGAYLAALADELRTYWAAALAPYWDGLRADLELEFDHRARTLAADGVQTVIADMSRHLAWSGDTLLVDMPPRARLTANAGLWCVGSAFMGDRILLTSRPDDTVAIYFAVGAAGATSGRQPIRLISRDLTELLGATRAALLATLDIVHTTADLARRHNLSAATVSHHLGILHKAGLLHRRRDGKRVLYRRSPLGNALTRRKISQ; encoded by the coding sequence ATGGTGCTCGACCCAATTGTCGCGCTCAATTCGGCGCTTCCGGCGCGCCCACCGGCCGACGGTCCGGCGCGGAGGGCGGGCGTGGTGCAGGCACTTGAGATCCCTGCCGAGGGACTCAGGAATGTCCGCTTCGGCTGGTCGATGGTGACCGAGGCCACCCTGTCGTTGTGGGCGGCCGCCGGAGACGACCAGGCGCCTTGGGTCCGACGGTGGTGGAGCGATGTACGCGGACGGCTACCGCCGGGCAGACCGCGCCTGTTGCGCGAGATCATCGGGACGGGCGGATACCCGCCGGACTTCCTCCTACCGGTGGTGGCCGGCGGCTCCACCTCCCTCGATGAGGAACTGCACGCGCTGGTGACCACATCGACGGGGTCGATCCGAGATGACCTGACCTGCGCCATCGCTGATGCCAAGCGAACGGGGCGCACCGGGCCGGCGCTGCCGCTGGCCACACGCCTGCTGGACGCGCGCGGCGAGGGCGCCTACCTGGCCGCCTTGGCCGATGAGCTGAGAACCTACTGGGCGGCGGCTTTGGCCCCGTACTGGGACGGGCTGCGGGCCGACCTGGAGTTGGAATTCGACCATCGGGCGCGAACACTCGCCGCCGATGGGGTCCAGACGGTCATCGCCGACATGAGCCGACACCTGGCCTGGAGCGGCGACACGCTACTCGTCGACATGCCGCCCCGCGCCCGACTAACCGCCAACGCGGGGCTGTGGTGTGTCGGTTCGGCGTTCATGGGCGATCGGATTCTCCTGACCAGCCGTCCCGACGACACCGTAGCCATCTACTTCGCTGTCGGGGCGGCGGGCGCCACGTCGGGGAGGCAACCGATCAGACTAATTTCGCGGGACCTCACCGAACTTCTCGGCGCGACCCGTGCCGCGTTGTTGGCCACCCTGGACATCGTGCACACCACCGCCGACCTCGCCCGGCGCCACAACCTTTCGGCCGCTACCGTCTCTCATCATCTGGGCATCCTGCACAAGGCGGGCCTGCTCCATCGCCGGCGTGACGGCAAGCGCGTGCTGTATCGGCGCAGCCCTCTGGGTAACGCCCTCACCCGCCGAAAGATATCTCAATGA